The following coding sequences are from one Rhineura floridana isolate rRhiFlo1 chromosome 2, rRhiFlo1.hap2, whole genome shotgun sequence window:
- the KBTBD4 gene encoding kelch repeat and BTB domain-containing protein 4, producing the protein MDSLEETGGSSTEETGNSLTEENYFVNYTFTDRSHSCRVAQGIMKLCLEDELFADVTISVEGKEFQLHRLVLSAQSCFFRSMFTSNLKEAHNRVIELQDVSESVFQLLVDYIYYGTVKLRAEDLQETYEVADMYQLTALFEECSRFLARTVQVKNCLQILWLADQHSDMELYTAAKHCAKSYLSQLQETEEFLHLPLRLLTDIVSDGVPCSQNPAAAIETWIGFNKEERAGFSEILRSSLKEIGENVHIYLIGKESSRTHSLAVSLHCADDDSITISGQNSLCHQITAACKHGSDLYVVGGSIPRRMWKCNNTTIDWEWCAPLPRDRLQHTLVSVPSKDAIYSLGGKTLQDILSNAIIYYRVRDNVWAETSQLEVAVSGATGVNLNGVIYLLGGEENDLDFFTKPSRLIQCYDTNTEKCYVKPYVLPFAGRMHAAVHKDLVFIVAEGDSLLCYNPLLDSFTRLCLPDAWSSVPSLWKIASCNGNIYIFRDRYKKGDANTFKLNPATSVVTVTSGLKVLLTNLQFVLA; encoded by the exons ATGGACTCATTGGAGGAGACTGGAGGTTCCTCAACAGAGGAAACTGGAAATTCCTTAACTGAGGAGAACTACTTTGTAAATTACACTTTCACTGACCGTTCTCATTCATGTCGTGTGGCCCAAGGGATTATGAAGTTGTGCCTAGAAGATGAGCTCTTTGCAGATGTCACCATCTCTGTAGAAGGGAAAGAATTCCAATTGCACCGGCTAGTTCTTTCAGCTCAGAGCTGTTTCTTTCGTTCTATGTTCACTTCCAATCTAAAGGAGGCACATAACCGGGTAATTGAACTACAAGATGTTAGTGAAAGTGTCTTTCAGCTCCTAGTGGACTACATTTATTATGGAACTGTAAAGTTGAGGGCAGAAGATTTGCAGGAGACTTATGAGGTGGCAGATATGTACCAACTAACTGCTCTCTTTGAAGAATGCTCCCGTTTCTTGGCTCGAACAGTGCAAGTGAAAAACTGTTTGCAGATTCTGTGGTTGGCTGATCAGCACAGTGATATGGAGCTCTACACGGCTGCCAAGCACTGTGCAAAGTCATACTTATCTCAGCTTCAAGAAACAGAGGAGTTCCTGCACCTTCCTCTTCGTCTTCTGACAGATATTGTCTCAG ATGGGGTTCCTTGTTCACAGAATCCAGCAGCTGCCATAGAAACTTGGATTGGCTTCAATAAAGAAGAGCGTGCAGGTTTCTCAGAGATACTACGATCAAGTTTAAAG gAAATTGGAGAAAATGTTCATATCTATCTGATTGGGAAGGAGTCATCCCGTACGCATTCTCTTGCTGTCTCACTGCATTGTGCTGATGATGACTCCATTACCATTAGCGGTCAGAACAGTTTGTGTCACCAAATCACCGCAGCTTGCAAGCATGGCAGTGACCTCTATGTCGTTGGAGGATCCATTCCACGGCGAATGTGGAAATGCAACAACACCACAATAGACTGGGAATGGTGTGCTCCCCTGCCGCGTGACAGGCTCCAACACACTCTGGTTTCTGTACCCAGCAAGGATGCAATCTATTCACTAGGGGGCAAGACATTGCAGGACATCCTTTCCAATGCTATCATATACTACAGAGTGAGAGACAATGTATGGGCAGAGACTAGCCAGCTGGAAGTAGCAGTATCTGGAGCTACAGGTGTAAATCTCAATGGTGTCATTTATTTGTTAGGTGGGGAGGAGAATGACCTTGATTTCTTTACGAAGCCCTCTCGGCTTATCCAGTGTTATGACACCAACACAGAGAAGTGTTATGTGAAGCCTTATGTGTTACCCTTTGCAGGGCGCATGCATGCGGCTGTGCACAAGGACCTGGTGTTCATAGTAGCAGAAGGGGATTCACTCTTGTGCTATAACCCACTGTTGGATAGCTTCACCCGGCTCTGCTTGCCAGATGCCTGGAGTTCAGTACCATCTCTATGGAAAATTGCTAGTTGTAATGGTAACATCTACATCTTCCGTGACCGTTACAAAAAGGGAGATGCTAACACCTTCAAACTCAACCCAGCCACTTCTGTAGTAACTGTCACCAGTGGCCTCAAAGTGCTACTTACAAATTTGCAGTTTGTGTTGGCCTGA